One Streptomyces sp. NBC_01237 genomic region harbors:
- a CDS encoding Zn-ribbon domain-containing OB-fold protein: MPTPDSALLLPVVDEDGAPFWEYAAAGELRVQSCAAPGCGELRFPPRPCCPHCQSFDSEWRAMSGRGRIWSFVLPHPPLLPAYAEQAPYNAVVVELSDAPHIRLVGNVVAGPDARLDSVDPGRLRIGAAVRAVFCPVTPDVTMVRWLLER; this comes from the coding sequence ATGCCGACACCGGATTCCGCCCTTCTGCTGCCCGTCGTCGACGAGGACGGGGCACCGTTCTGGGAGTACGCCGCCGCCGGTGAACTCCGCGTCCAGTCCTGCGCCGCCCCCGGCTGCGGCGAACTCCGCTTCCCGCCCCGGCCCTGCTGCCCGCACTGCCAGTCCTTCGACAGCGAGTGGCGGGCGATGAGCGGGCGCGGCCGCATCTGGTCGTTCGTGCTGCCGCATCCGCCCCTGCTGCCCGCGTACGCCGAACAGGCCCCGTACAACGCGGTCGTCGTGGAGCTTTCCGACGCCCCGCACATCCGGCTGGTCGGAAACGTGGTCGCCGGGCCCGACGCGCGACTGGACTCCGTCGATCCGGGGCGGCTGCGGATCGGGGCGGCGGTCCGGGCCGTCTTCTGCCCGGTCACGCCGGACGTGACCATGGTCCGCTGGCTGCTGGAGCGCTGA
- a CDS encoding lipid-transfer protein: MATLKDVTAIAGIGQTAFAKQLPESEKTLACRAIVAALDDAGIDASEVDAFASYTMEETDEVEVAKAVGAGDVTFFSKVGFGGGGSCATVAHLAAAVATGQASVGVAWRSRKRGSGPRPWKNTAVQLPTPAQWTRPYGLLRPADEIGMLARRYMHEYGATRDHLFNVALACRNRANQNPDAMMYERPLTREMYMTSRWISEPLCLFDNCLETDGALACVIVSAERARDCRQKPVLIHSVAQGLPAQHHGMVNYWNEDPLTGPAWTAARQLWKQADFGPDDVDVAQIYDAFTPLIPLSLEGYGFCGRGEGAAFTEGGALESGGRLPINTGGGGLSEAYVHGFNLITEGVKQLRGTSTAQVPDAATCLVTAGEGVPTSAVLLRS; the protein is encoded by the coding sequence GTGGCGACGCTCAAAGACGTGACAGCGATAGCCGGCATCGGACAGACGGCCTTCGCGAAACAACTCCCCGAGTCCGAGAAGACCTTGGCCTGCCGTGCCATCGTCGCGGCCCTCGACGACGCGGGCATCGACGCCTCGGAGGTGGACGCCTTCGCCTCGTACACGATGGAGGAGACCGACGAGGTCGAGGTCGCCAAGGCCGTCGGGGCCGGTGATGTCACCTTCTTCTCCAAGGTGGGCTTCGGGGGCGGGGGGTCCTGCGCGACCGTCGCGCATCTCGCCGCCGCCGTCGCCACCGGGCAGGCGAGCGTCGGGGTGGCCTGGCGGTCCCGGAAGCGGGGCTCGGGGCCGAGGCCCTGGAAGAACACCGCCGTGCAGCTGCCCACCCCCGCCCAGTGGACCCGGCCGTACGGGCTGCTGCGGCCCGCCGACGAGATCGGCATGCTCGCCCGGCGGTACATGCACGAGTACGGGGCCACCCGCGACCATCTCTTCAACGTCGCGCTCGCCTGCCGCAACCGGGCCAACCAGAACCCGGACGCGATGATGTACGAACGGCCGCTGACCCGCGAGATGTACATGACCTCCCGCTGGATCAGCGAACCTCTCTGCCTCTTCGACAACTGCCTGGAGACGGACGGGGCGCTCGCCTGCGTCATCGTCTCCGCGGAACGCGCCCGCGACTGCCGGCAGAAGCCCGTCCTCATCCACTCCGTCGCCCAGGGCCTGCCCGCCCAGCACCACGGCATGGTCAACTACTGGAACGAAGACCCGCTCACCGGCCCCGCGTGGACGGCGGCGCGACAGCTGTGGAAGCAGGCCGACTTCGGTCCGGACGACGTCGATGTCGCCCAGATCTACGACGCGTTCACTCCCCTCATTCCGCTCTCCCTGGAGGGCTACGGCTTCTGCGGGCGCGGCGAGGGCGCCGCGTTCACCGAGGGCGGGGCGCTGGAGAGCGGCGGCCGGCTGCCCATCAACACCGGGGGCGGCGGGCTCAGCGAGGCGTACGTCCACGGCTTCAACCTCATCACCGAGGGCGTCAAACAGCTGCGCGGGACCTCCACCGCCCAGGTGCCGGACGCCGCCACCTGCCTGGTCACCGCGGGTGAGGGCGTGCCCACCTCCGCCGTTCTGCTGAGGAGTTGA
- a CDS encoding serine/threonine-protein kinase, producing the protein MVEQLTQHDPRRIGPFEVLGRLGAGGMGLVYLARSASGRRVAIKTVRTELAEDQLFRVRFTREVEAARAVSGFYTAAVVDADPRAAVPWLATAYVPAPSLEEIVNECGPMPTQAVRWLAAGIAEALQSIHGAGLVHRDLKPSNVLVVEDGPRVIDFGIASGVSNTRLTMTNVAVGTPAYMSPEQARDSRSVTGASDIFSLGSTLVFAATGHAPFHGANPVETVFMLLREGPDTEGLPDDLRPLIESCMQLDAGLRPSPADLQAQLAPHLFASGSDDSGTASAWLPVSATAMIERRRGGGRTAAPAAPAPVAAPPPPPRPPRSPDTGWRSGADLRSPSPLSSPAPVSSPLPDGGPVRLAGAKVPIGPGPRAGEGRGAAAAHPAAATGWVRPPAGLNGATAPVPAPAPAPDAAPAAPDRWRPWRFRMSNDVWGTPIVSGDLLYVTSFEVHALDVGNGRRQFKTRDVAWAMAVDGGRIHASDGPSLYALDATSGAERWRLRTDAWVYSLKADRGTVLTGTRGGGVQAWEASSGEKLWESSGLQTDFETSEAGPAIHDGTVYLWQDARLRAVDARTGRERWSYPIGDAASCGGVPVRVTPAPDGYVYVAAGTRVLAVDAASGRVSWHFESPAVFLSPPAFAPGPAVTGGGVYLADYLGTVYALDASTGKDRWRIATEARQSIEPVLVAAGNVHVGSGSALYTLDAVTGTPKWRFAAGGDVVGSPVVADGRVHFGSADHVLYTLDAAGGQLRWKLATGGEITGSPVAQAGVVYACSKDRCVYALDALKGTGTGNKARA; encoded by the coding sequence GTGGTGGAACAGCTGACGCAGCACGACCCGAGGCGGATCGGCCCGTTCGAGGTGCTGGGACGGCTCGGTGCCGGCGGCATGGGGCTGGTCTATCTCGCGCGCTCGGCGTCCGGCCGGCGGGTGGCGATCAAGACGGTCCGTACGGAGCTCGCCGAGGACCAGCTGTTCCGGGTCCGCTTCACGCGTGAGGTGGAGGCCGCCCGCGCCGTCAGCGGTTTCTACACGGCCGCCGTGGTCGACGCCGACCCGCGGGCCGCGGTGCCCTGGCTGGCCACCGCCTATGTGCCCGCCCCCTCCCTCGAAGAAATAGTGAACGAGTGCGGGCCCATGCCGACCCAGGCGGTGCGCTGGCTGGCCGCCGGGATCGCCGAGGCCCTCCAGTCCATCCACGGTGCCGGACTCGTCCACCGCGACCTGAAGCCGTCCAACGTCCTGGTCGTCGAGGACGGCCCCCGGGTGATCGACTTCGGCATCGCGTCCGGGGTCTCCAACACCCGGCTGACCATGACGAACGTCGCGGTGGGCACGCCCGCGTACATGTCGCCCGAGCAGGCGCGGGACTCGCGCAGCGTGACGGGGGCCAGCGACATCTTCTCGCTCGGCTCGACGCTGGTCTTCGCCGCCACCGGCCATGCGCCCTTCCACGGGGCGAACCCGGTCGAGACGGTGTTCATGCTGCTGCGGGAGGGCCCGGACACCGAGGGCCTGCCCGACGACCTGCGCCCGCTGATCGAGTCCTGCATGCAGCTGGACGCCGGGCTGCGGCCCAGCCCCGCCGATCTCCAGGCCCAGCTCGCACCGCACCTGTTCGCCTCCGGGAGCGACGACAGCGGTACGGCGTCGGCCTGGCTGCCCGTGAGTGCCACGGCGATGATCGAGCGGCGCCGGGGCGGCGGGCGCACCGCCGCGCCTGCCGCGCCCGCCCCGGTCGCCGCACCGCCGCCGCCCCCGCGCCCGCCGCGCTCCCCGGACACCGGCTGGCGCAGCGGCGCCGACCTGCGCTCCCCGTCCCCGCTCTCCTCGCCCGCCCCCGTCTCGTCCCCGCTGCCCGACGGCGGCCCGGTGCGGCTCGCCGGGGCGAAGGTGCCGATCGGCCCCGGGCCGCGTGCGGGGGAGGGCCGCGGCGCCGCCGCCGCGCATCCGGCCGCGGCCACCGGCTGGGTCCGGCCGCCCGCCGGTCTGAACGGCGCGACCGCCCCGGTGCCGGCCCCGGCACCCGCCCCGGACGCGGCGCCCGCGGCGCCGGACCGCTGGCGGCCCTGGCGTTTTCGCATGTCGAACGATGTGTGGGGGACGCCCATCGTCTCCGGGGACCTGCTGTACGTGACGTCCTTCGAGGTGCACGCGCTGGACGTGGGCAACGGCCGCCGTCAGTTCAAGACCCGTGACGTGGCCTGGGCGATGGCCGTCGACGGGGGCCGGATCCATGCCTCGGACGGCCCCTCCCTCTACGCCCTGGACGCGACGAGCGGCGCCGAACGCTGGCGGCTCCGGACCGATGCCTGGGTGTACTCCCTGAAGGCCGACCGGGGGACCGTCCTGACGGGGACCCGCGGTGGCGGCGTACAGGCGTGGGAGGCGTCCAGCGGCGAGAAGCTGTGGGAGTCCTCGGGCCTCCAGACGGACTTCGAGACGTCGGAGGCCGGGCCCGCGATACACGACGGCACGGTCTACCTGTGGCAGGACGCCCGGCTGCGGGCCGTGGACGCCCGTACCGGCCGCGAGCGGTGGTCGTACCCGATCGGCGACGCCGCCTCCTGCGGCGGTGTCCCGGTCCGGGTGACCCCGGCTCCCGACGGTTACGTCTATGTCGCGGCGGGAACCCGGGTGCTGGCCGTCGACGCGGCCTCGGGCCGGGTGAGCTGGCACTTCGAGTCACCCGCGGTCTTCCTCTCGCCGCCCGCCTTCGCTCCGGGCCCCGCGGTCACCGGGGGCGGGGTGTACCTCGCCGACTACCTGGGCACGGTGTACGCGCTCGACGCGTCGACCGGCAAGGACCGCTGGCGGATCGCCACGGAGGCCCGGCAGTCGATCGAGCCCGTGCTGGTCGCGGCAGGGAACGTGCACGTCGGCAGCGGCAGTGCGCTGTACACCCTGGACGCGGTCACCGGCACCCCGAAGTGGCGGTTCGCCGCGGGCGGTGACGTGGTGGGCTCCCCGGTCGTCGCCGACGGCCGGGTGCACTTCGGCTCCGCCGACCATGTGCTCTACACCCTGGACGCGGCGGGCGGTCAGCTGCGCTGGAAGCTCGCCACGGGCGGCGAGATCACGGGCTCACCGGTGGCGCAGGCGGGCGTCGTCTACGCCTGTAGCAAGGACCGGTGCGTGTACGCGCTGGACGCGCTGAAGGGCACGGGCACGGGGAACAAGGCCCGCGCGTAG
- a CDS encoding enoyl-CoA hydratase/isomerase family protein has protein sequence MALRTETDKGSKVAVVTLDRPTRLNAIDLATAGELAAAWRAFRFDEEVRAVVVTGAGGRAFCTGIDRGAEVPQPPSPYTIDDPLLAIGPKANDLWKPVIAAVEGMACGGAFYLLGEAEFVIASEDATFFDPHTTYGMVSAYEAIAMAQRMPFGEVARMSLMGTAERVTARRAYETGLVSEVTAPGGALAAAVRAATTIASYPTAAVQGTVRAVWSAKEAARAQAMAHAPHLIALGNLAPERQAELFEGRSRGGDGAPRLR, from the coding sequence ATGGCGCTGCGCACCGAGACGGACAAGGGGAGCAAAGTCGCCGTCGTCACCCTGGACCGGCCCACGAGGCTCAACGCCATCGACCTGGCCACCGCCGGTGAACTGGCCGCCGCCTGGCGGGCGTTCCGCTTCGACGAGGAGGTGCGTGCCGTCGTCGTGACCGGAGCGGGCGGGCGCGCCTTCTGCACCGGGATCGACCGGGGGGCCGAGGTCCCGCAGCCCCCGTCCCCGTACACGATCGACGATCCGCTGCTGGCGATCGGCCCCAAGGCGAACGACCTGTGGAAGCCGGTGATCGCGGCCGTCGAGGGGATGGCCTGCGGCGGGGCGTTCTATCTGCTGGGCGAGGCCGAGTTCGTCATCGCGTCCGAGGACGCGACCTTCTTCGACCCGCACACGACATACGGCATGGTCAGCGCGTACGAGGCGATCGCCATGGCCCAGCGGATGCCGTTCGGGGAGGTGGCCCGGATGTCCCTGATGGGCACGGCCGAACGGGTGACGGCCCGCCGGGCGTACGAGACCGGGCTGGTCAGCGAGGTCACCGCGCCCGGCGGCGCGCTGGCGGCCGCGGTACGGGCGGCCACCACGATCGCCTCGTACCCGACGGCCGCCGTCCAGGGCACCGTACGGGCGGTGTGGTCCGCGAAGGAGGCGGCCCGCGCCCAGGCCATGGCGCATGCCCCGCACCTCATCGCGCTCGGCAACCTGGCGCCGGAGCGGCAGGCCGAGCTGTTCGAGGGACGGAGCAGGGGCGGGGACGGGGCTCCCCGGTTGCGGTGA